GCTCGCCTGTGATATTATTTCGATTTCCATCAATAATTCTTGACATGTTTACACCCCTTTGTCTTGACATAGGACAAAATTAGTGTATACTGTAAAATTGGAAGAAGATGTCCTGAAACAGGACACAACCAGAGTGTTTTGAAGTTAGGAGGATGTTTATATGACCGACCGGGAATATACGGCTCTTATTTATTGTCGAGTTTTCCATGTGGAGAATGACAACGGTGATGCGTATACCGATGGAATTATGAAGATGCTTGATACGTTGCATCAACGCGAGCAGACTGTATTGCATCATTATTACCGATATGGAAAAACACTGGAACAGGTAGGAAATGAAATCGGACTGGCTAGGGCAAGTGTTGGGGCTATTCGCAAAAAAGCGATCATTAAGCTACGGCACCCATCTAGATTGAGAAATATGAGCATGACAAACATTAAAAATGGTAAATAAACATATATCCAAATCGTTCGGCTGCATTTTGCAATTGGACGATTTTTTGGTTTACATTTAGAAAAGTTTATGGTATACTAATCGCAAATGACGCGGGACGGTGACGGCATGAGATCACAAACACCCAAGTTGCGCTGGCTGGTGGCGATTTTGACAATCGCTATCGGCTTAATTTGCGGTTTTATGGTTGGGTTGATACTGACTGAGGAGCGCTTTGACGTCATGATGCGCGATTGGGTCTATGTTGTGGGCATGGTGCTGGCGATAATATTGCCGGTTTTCTTTTTGGTGTTGGGCAGTTTACTGCCGCTTTGGATGAAAGGCAATTTATCTGCTGTTTGGTGGCTGGGGCATGGACGCATTAGACTCAAAGGCGGCTCAAAAAAGCACGAAAAGTGCAAAAATAAGCAGGCACGGGCATTTGTGGTCTTTGCTACGCCGCTCGATAATTTGCGTCCAGAGATGGTAGAAACGGCCATCCGACGGCAGCGAAAACGCCTGTGGCGTGGCACGTTGTGGGCGATTCTTTCGCTGGTTGTGCCCGTCTATTTTCTCGTTTATATGGCGACAACCGTCACCTACGCTATGCAATGGCCGGTATTGATTCTGCCGTTGCTGTATCTGCTGAGCTTGCTGACGTTGATTGCTGCGGGGCACGCTGAACGCGATGGCGTTTCGGGTGCTCTGCGCCAGGCTAAGCAGTTGGAGCAGAACCGCTTATGGGCGCTGACACAGCTGTGGGCCGACCAGCGCCTTCACTATCCCGACAAAGATATGTCTTGGCTCAACCATGTCTGTTTGAGCCAACTGGTCGAATGTGATCTGGAAGATGCGTTGAATTTGCGTGCTGCCGATATACTGCTGACCGACCTGTTGGCATTCCACCGCAACAAGCCTTGCCCCGCACCATTGATGCGCGTAGTGCGTCATGTTGCGGCAGACCCTGAAAAAGCATTCACAGTCGGCGGTGAGGCGGTGATTCCGCTGCTCTACCACGTAATCCACGGCTATGCGACAGGTGAGAATACACGTAAAATTGCTATGCAACTCTTTGATGCCGCTGTTGATTTGACATATGACACTGATGTCGGACGCTATAACATTATGCAGACTGAGCATATCATGCGCGAGGCAAATCATGCGGCAGAACTGGCTGACGAAAAAATCATTGCGCCGTTTATCGGCTATGCGTATTACACGTGCTTTCCGCAGTTCTATATTGTGCAACGGGAGCTCAATCGCAAAGTCAGCGGTAGATTGAGACGGCGGCGCAAAAAGAATTCGGCTGAGTTTGTAGGGCGTGATGACGTCGTTGCACCGTCTGAACAAACCGCCGAATCGTTCGAAGCTGAAGCCAATGTCGAGTCTCCTCAATCTGATGATATACGACAAGAATTAGATAATGCCGAACCCGAGCAATCTGCTGAATCTGAAATTGTCGATGCATCAAAAAGCGAGCAGCTTGAAGGCGCCAGCGTCGATAACGATGAGACAATCGACTGGGCGGCCATTGATGCCGATAACGAAGCCGAAGAAACGGACGAATAGCGTACATGTCATCACTCGTCCTTAAAATGATTGCCGTTGTTACCATGCTTGTTGATCACATTGGTGTTATTTTATTTAGTTGGCAGCCCGAGTTTGCTTTGCAGTTGCGCATGGTCGGGCGTTTAGCGTTTCCGATTTTTTGTTTTTTAATTGCTGAAGGGTATATCAGGACACGCGATGTGCCTAAGTATGCTTTCCGGTTGCTGCTGTTGGCGTTGTTGTCGGAAATCCCATACGATATGTTTGTCAATCTAAACAGCCATTCATTGATTTTTATTGATTACAATGCGCAAAATGTCTTTTTCGCATTGCTGCTTGGATTGTTGGCCGTTTGGGCCATTGATGTGAAAACCAAATTGCACAGACCTGCGGAGGGCTGGACGATTGCGGTAGTTTGTATGCTTGCGGCGGCACTTATCCGTGCCGATTACAGCATGTTTGGTGTGGCTTGGATGGTAGTATTCTTTGTGTTTCGAGGCAAGCACAGCAAACTCATTGCCGGCTTTTTGATTGTTTTGGCGGTGCGGTATATCTTAGCTCTTGTTGGGTTTCACTTGGGCGATATGCTTATTGGACGCGAATTTATCATAGCGCCAAGGAGCTGGCAAGTCGAGTGGGCGCAAATCAATTTAATCGCCGGTTTGGCATTGCCGTTGATTTTTTTGTACAATGGGCGCAAAGGGTATAATAGCAAATGGGTGCAATGGGGCTTCTATGCATTCTATCCGTTGCATATGGTGATTTTACTTGCCATTCATCGGCTGATGTGATATAATAACAGCTTACCGAACCAGTAATAGGATGATGGAAATTGTCCTGTAAGTGAAAAATGGGTGGATTATCATCCTTACGAAATCAAATCACCAAGGAGGACCAACTATGCTTAAGCGTCAAGACATTTATCGCCTTTGTCTCGCTGCGCTCTTTGTGGCGATGCAGATTGCAGCAACACGTTTGTTAGGATTTAATACGCCCGACGGACTCATCCGCATTAGCCCGAACCTGATAGTTGTGGGATTAAGCGGATGGGTATTGGGGCCTGCCTGGGCGATGGGCGTAGCGATGACAGGCGACTTGCTGGGGTTTGCGCTATTTCCATCGCCATTCGCCATCATACCGCTCATCACTGTGGCAATGGGGTTGCGCGGCTTTATTTACGGTGCGTTTTTGTATAAACGTGAGGTGTCAGCATTGCGTAACTATGCGGCAATCTGGACGGAATGGTTGGTTTGCAGCATGTTCTTGACGACATTTGCATTGTCGCAGGCGTTCGGCAATCCTTTTTGGGCGGTGCTGTCGACACGCGTGATACCGTCAACGATTATGATGATTGTTTCTATGGTATCGCTCACCGTTTTGATGCACGCGCTCAAAAAGCCATTGGCATACATGGGAGGCACATTGTTGCATGAGAGCTAGAAGCCAAGCGCAGCGCATTACGCTGGCAGCAGTCTGTGCGTCAATGGTGTTTCTCGGCACCTTTTGGATTCGGATAAATTCGCCGATTGGCATCATGCATGTGGGCGATGGCGTAATCTTTATGGTTGCTGCTGTGCTTGATCCGGTCAGTGCCATGTTTGCCGCTGCTATTGGGTCGGCATTGGCAAATTTGGCGGGTGCGGGCGGACCAATTTTTATTCCGGCGACTTTGATTTCCAAGGGGTTGTTGGCGTACTTTGCCGCCGTCGCCATTCGTCGTATTAAAAATCACGCGGCATTGGTTGGCGCGTTTTTTGCGTTGCAATTTGTGTTGGTGTTGTGTCTGTATTTTGTCTATCAAGCATTTATCTTCTCACCTGCTGCTGCTATCGGGCATTTGGTGCCCTTTGCCATCCTGCAAAACCTCTTGGGTGTTACGCTCGGCGCTATCGTCGTTCCCGTCATGAAAAAAATAAATCTGAACTTGGAGAATTATTATGATAACGGTTAAACTAAACGGCATTTTTCCTTTCGTTAGTCAACAAGAAGTTGATGCGCTTGCGCCAGAGCTTGCCGCCGCGCATGATGCATTGGCAGATAAAACTTGTGCCGGTGGTGAATATACTGGCTGGCTGACCTTGCCATACGACTACGATCGTGAAGAGTTTGCATGCATTGAGCAAGCGGCGGCAGACATTCGCAAGCACTCAAAGGTGCTTGTCGTTGTTGGTATTGGTGGCTCGTATTTAGGGGCGCGGGCAGTTATTGAGTTGCTGCATTCGCCAAACTATAATCTAATGGCCGATACGCAAATCTTCTTTGCCGGCTGTAATCTGTCAGCAGACGCGCTTGACGAACTGACACAAATCATCGGCGAGCGGGATTGGTGCATCAATGTCATTTCAAAGTCCGGTACAACGACAGAGCCGGCCGTGGCATTTCGCTACCTGCGTGCGAAATTGCGTGAAAAATATGGCGATAACGCCAATAAGCGCATTTACGCCACAACCGATAAACAGCGCGGTGCGTTGAAACAACTCGCCGACAGTGAGGGCTATGAAACTTTTGTCATCCCCGATGACATTGGCGGACGCTTTTCAGTGCTGACTGCCGTGGGATTGCTGCCCATCGCCGTCAGCGGTGCAAACATTAAAGCCCTTATGCAGGGCGCGCAACAAGCTGCTGCCGTGCTCGATATCCGCGATATGAGCAATCCCGCATGGCAATACGCTGCAGGTCGGAATGCCTTGCTGCGCAAAGGCAAAACCATCGAAGTTTTAGGATGCTACCAACCACACTTCCGCATGATGGTAGAGTGGTGGAAACAACTTTTTGGCGAAAGTGAAGGCAAAGATGGTAAAGGAATCTTCCCCGCCGGTCTCGAACTGACCGCCGACTTGCACTCTATGGGACAGTACATGCAGGATGGCATGCGTAACGTGATGGAAACAACCGTTGCGCTGGGACAATCACGTGCTGAGGTGACGCTGCAAATTGAGCAAGGAGATGGCGACGGGCTGAATTTCTTGGCGGGTATGACGCTTGATGAAATTAATGAAAAGGCATTCCAAGGCACATATTTGGCGCACATTGACGGTGGTGTGCCAAATATGATTATTGAAGTGCCGAAACGAGGAGAAGAGAATCTTGGTGCATTGATTTATTTCTATGAGTTGGCATGCGGGCTGTCGGGATTGTTGCTGGGGGTCAATCCATTTGACCAGCCCGGCGTGGAAGATTATAAGAAAAATATGTTTGCCTTGCTTGGAAAACCAGGGTTTGAAGCGCGGCGTGCGGCGTTGGAATCAAGGCTATAAATTGTAAATTCGGGGCTTGATTTTTACGGCAAATTATGGTATGATGAAACCAAGTTCAACAATACTTAAAGGAGGAATCTGCCATGGTTCGTGTGGTAATGGGTCTCCGCGGGGCGGGCAAGACCAAACAGCTGATTGCACTGGCGACAGATGCATCGCAAAACGGGAAAGGGCAAGTTGTTGTTATTGAGCGAGGAGAAAAATTGCGGAGTGAAATTCATGCCCGCACGGCACGATTGATTGATACAAAATCATACGATGTATGTTCATACCAAGTCCTGCGCGGATTTATCACGGGACTTTACGCCGGGAATTATGATATTTCGCACTTTTTTATTGACAGTTTATTTAAGATTGTTAAGAATGATGATATGGCAGAATGCGAAAAGTTCCTGGATTGGGCAACGAGGTTTGGCAAAGAGAACGGCGTTGAATTCTGCACGACAATTAGTGCCGATCCAGCCGACGCGACTGCTGCGGTGAAGAAATATTTTATGCAGTGAGTCGCTTTATAAGACATACACATACTGAAATTAACAGCCTTTTGTAATCGTTGCGGTTATAAGAGGCTGTTTTTAATGAATTGTTTCGCCTTTGTCGATCTTTTTCTTGACAATCGATGTGCGATATCATATACTATAATCAAGTTTATTCATGAGAGGAGGAATGTTTTATGAAAATTT
The sequence above is a segment of the Oscillospiraceae bacterium genome. Coding sequences within it:
- a CDS encoding ECF transporter S component codes for the protein MRARSQAQRITLAAVCASMVFLGTFWIRINSPIGIMHVGDGVIFMVAAVLDPVSAMFAAAIGSALANLAGAGGPIFIPATLISKGLLAYFAAVAIRRIKNHAALVGAFFALQFVLVLCLYFVYQAFIFSPAAAIGHLVPFAILQNLLGVTLGAIVVPVMKKINLNLENYYDNG
- a CDS encoding folate family ECF transporter S component, encoding MLKRQDIYRLCLAALFVAMQIAATRLLGFNTPDGLIRISPNLIVVGLSGWVLGPAWAMGVAMTGDLLGFALFPSPFAIIPLITVAMGLRGFIYGAFLYKREVSALRNYAAIWTEWLVCSMFLTTFALSQAFGNPFWAVLSTRVIPSTIMMIVSMVSLTVLMHALKKPLAYMGGTLLHES
- a CDS encoding conjugal transfer protein TraX — its product is MSSLVLKMIAVVTMLVDHIGVILFSWQPEFALQLRMVGRLAFPIFCFLIAEGYIRTRDVPKYAFRLLLLALLSEIPYDMFVNLNSHSLIFIDYNAQNVFFALLLGLLAVWAIDVKTKLHRPAEGWTIAVVCMLAAALIRADYSMFGVAWMVVFFVFRGKHSKLIAGFLIVLAVRYILALVGFHLGDMLIGREFIIAPRSWQVEWAQINLIAGLALPLIFLYNGRKGYNSKWVQWGFYAFYPLHMVILLAIHRLM
- a CDS encoding glucose-6-phosphate isomerase, which produces MITVKLNGIFPFVSQQEVDALAPELAAAHDALADKTCAGGEYTGWLTLPYDYDREEFACIEQAAADIRKHSKVLVVVGIGGSYLGARAVIELLHSPNYNLMADTQIFFAGCNLSADALDELTQIIGERDWCINVISKSGTTTEPAVAFRYLRAKLREKYGDNANKRIYATTDKQRGALKQLADSEGYETFVIPDDIGGRFSVLTAVGLLPIAVSGANIKALMQGAQQAAAVLDIRDMSNPAWQYAAGRNALLRKGKTIEVLGCYQPHFRMMVEWWKQLFGESEGKDGKGIFPAGLELTADLHSMGQYMQDGMRNVMETTVALGQSRAEVTLQIEQGDGDGLNFLAGMTLDEINEKAFQGTYLAHIDGGVPNMIIEVPKRGEENLGALIYFYELACGLSGLLLGVNPFDQPGVEDYKKNMFALLGKPGFEARRAALESRL